The stretch of DNA GTTCCGCCACTATGGCATCTCCGCGAGCGCGCCCGAGGTGGAAGAGTGGCAGTAGAGCGTCTAGACGGGATGGGCTGGTTCGCGCCGGTCTGGAGGGCGATCTGGCGCATCGCCCTCATCGTGCTGCTGCTGTGGTTCCTGTGGCACACACGCAGTATCATCATTACGCTGCTACTCTCCGCGACGTTGGGTTACTTCGTGTGGTTCGGCGTGGAGTTCCTGGTCCGTCATGAGTGGTGGGGGGTGCCGAAGACCTGGATGCGTTTCAAGCGCGCCACCGCCTGTCTGCTATGCTACGCGGTGCTGGGTGCATTCGCATGGGGGGCGTCGGTGCAGATGTCTCTTCCGATCCGCGAAGGGATCACCACCCTGACACATAACTGGAGTAACTACATGAAGATCCTCTCCGATCAGACGGAGGAGGTTCAGCGGTTCTACCATAAGAACGTGCCGGAGCAGGTGCGCGAGTATATCTCTACCAGCTTGGGGCATGTGTTCGAGGGATGGGGTGCTGCGGCGGCGGGACAGGGCCGACGCAGCCAAGGTGGTTCCCCGTGGCTCTGGCTGACCTATCTGGTCGAGCTGATCCTGGTACCATTCATCGCCTTCTTCGTGATCGTGGATGGACGCGCACTCAAGCGGGAGGTGCTGCAGTTGTTGCCACCTCACACGGTCCGGCCGGTGCTTCGGGTGGCGCGCGAGACAGACCTGGTGATGCGCCAGTACATCCTCAGTCAGTTCATCTTGTGTCTGATCGCAGGAGTGGTGACCTATCTAATCTTCGCCATAGGCCTGCCGAGGGCGCACGCGTATGCCACCA from Fimbriimonadia bacterium encodes:
- a CDS encoding AI-2E family transporter, with amino-acid sequence MAVERLDGMGWFAPVWRAIWRIALIVLLLWFLWHTRSIIITLLLSATLGYFVWFGVEFLVRHEWWGVPKTWMRFKRATACLLCYAVLGAFAWGASVQMSLPIREGITTLTHNWSNYMKILSDQTEEVQRFYHKNVPEQVREYISTSLGHVFEGWGAAAAGQGRRSQGGSPWLWLTYLVELILVPFIAFFVIVDGRALKREVLQLLPPHTVRPVLRVARETDLVMRQYILSQFILCLIAGVVTYLIFAIGLPRAHAYATIAGIYAGVTRVIPVVGSIIGGIPVILLAGLSQGSITDAVWVAVLFSTMHLAESKFLYPAIVGSRMAMHPVLVIVVLLVSFEFFGIVGMFFGPPVAAIARNVWLTSQARRRAGTKGVQAVGFAGV